In Humulus lupulus chromosome 6, drHumLupu1.1, whole genome shotgun sequence, a single genomic region encodes these proteins:
- the LOC133785830 gene encoding uncharacterized protein LOC133785830, producing the protein MKGAMCFRKKGKLSPRFIGSFKILDKVGLVAYRLSLPQLLAETHNDFHISMLRKYVNPSYVVNYEALELKQDLSYVEWPVRILERGTKELRSKSIPIVKVLWSYNIEREATWELEEDIRE; encoded by the coding sequence ATGAAAGGGGCTATGTGTTTCaggaagaaagggaagttaagcccaagATTTATAGGTTCTTttaagatattggacaaagttgGGCTAGTAGCATACCGATTGTCCTTACCGCAATTGTTAGCTGAGACGCATAATGACTTCCATAtctctatgttgagaaagtatgtgAATCCGTCTTATGTGGTGAATTATGAGGCTTTGGAGCTGAAGCAGGATTTGAGTTATGTAGAATGGCCAGTACGCATATTGGAACGAGGAACTAAAGAGTTGAGATCCAAGAGTATCCCTATTGTCAAAGTTCTTTGGAGCTATAACATTGagagagaagcaacatgggagttggaggaagatatTCGGGAATAG